One Beggiatoa leptomitoformis DNA segment encodes these proteins:
- a CDS encoding Rpn family recombination-promoting nuclease/putative transposase, whose product MKTNPEKLVRFDWAIKTILRDKANFDILEGFLTALLKEDITVLEILESESNQEYKLKFNRVDLLVKDSQERLMIIEIQNQRESDYFQRILFGVSKAIIEHIEEGSAFYNVKKVISISILYFNLGLGDDYVYHSANEFRGLHSKKLLTLGNRSQLADAHKIFPEYYLINVNKFKDLIAEDLDEWIYMFKHSEVKTEFKAKNIAKARDKLRLMQMSLAERQGYSDFLTDVVVAQDIERTAREDGLEEGREEGRIIGREEGRAEGLEEGREAGREEGREEGLAEGKRAAALELARKLLANGISIEQVVQLTGIASDKL is encoded by the coding sequence ATGAAAACCAATCCTGAAAAACTGGTGCGTTTTGATTGGGCGATTAAGACGATATTGCGTGATAAGGCAAATTTTGACATTTTGGAAGGGTTTCTCACCGCATTATTGAAAGAAGATATTACCGTTTTAGAAATTTTAGAAAGCGAGAGTAATCAAGAGTATAAATTAAAATTCAATCGTGTAGATTTACTGGTTAAAGATAGTCAAGAACGTTTGATGATTATAGAGATTCAAAACCAGCGAGAAAGTGATTATTTTCAGCGTATTTTATTTGGTGTCTCAAAAGCCATTATCGAACATATTGAAGAGGGTTCTGCGTTTTACAATGTCAAAAAGGTGATTTCTATCAGTATCCTTTATTTTAATTTAGGTCTAGGGGATGATTATGTATATCACAGTGCGAATGAGTTTCGCGGCTTACATAGCAAGAAATTACTCACATTAGGCAACCGTAGCCAACTCGCGGATGCACATAAGATATTCCCTGAGTATTATTTAATTAATGTCAATAAGTTTAAAGACTTAATTGCAGAAGACCTAGACGAATGGATTTACATGTTTAAACACTCTGAGGTTAAAACCGAGTTTAAAGCAAAAAATATTGCTAAAGCTCGAGATAAATTACGGTTAATGCAAATGTCTTTAGCAGAACGTCAAGGGTATAGCGATTTTTTAACCGATGTTGTGGTTGCACAGGATATTGAACGCACCGCCCGAGAAGACGGATTAGAAGAAGGGCGTGAAGAGGGGCGTATTATCGGACGGGAAGAAGGGAGAGCGGAAGGACTCGAAGAAGGACGTGAAGCTGGGAGAGAAGAAGGGAGAGAAGAAGGGTTAGCTGAAGGAAAACGTGCGGCTGCGTTGGAACTGGCTAGAAAATTATTAGCTAATGGTATAAGTATTGAGCAAGTTGTTCAATTAACAGGAATAGCCAGTGATAAACTATAA